A genomic window from candidate division WOR-3 bacterium includes:
- the cdd gene encoding cytidine deaminase encodes MKEIEKLINAAKQASNNAYAPYSKFKVGSALLTAKNKIFTGANVENASYGLTVCAERVALFKAVSEGEKKFKAIAIYTNTQNLTYPCGACLQVLYEFSPKIKVIISNACGKIKQFFLSQLLPYPF; translated from the coding sequence ATGAAAGAAATCGAGAAGTTAATTAATGCCGCAAAACAAGCATCAAACAATGCCTATGCACCTTATTCTAAATTTAAGGTTGGTTCTGCCCTTTTGACCGCAAAAAACAAAATCTTTACAGGTGCTAATGTTGAGAATGCTTCATATGGTCTTACTGTCTGTGCTGAACGAGTTGCCTTATTCAAAGCCGTATCTGAGGGTGAAAAAAAATTTAAGGCAATCGCAATTTATACTAACACACAAAATCTTACTTATCCATGCGGTGCCTGCCTCCAAGTTTTATATGAGTTTAGTCCTAAAATAAAAGTTATTATCAGTAATGCTTGCGGAAAAATAAAACAATTCTTTCTATCCCAACTTCTTCCTTATCCTTTCTAA
- a CDS encoding phosphopentomutase, with product MAEKRAIILLLDGVGVGELPDAHLYNDQGSNTLKNLSEKIQNFHLPNLEKLGLGNIIEIQGVKRIESSLASYGKMAELSPGKDSTSGHWELMGVVLKHPFPVYPKGFPKEIISKFEKIIGKKVLGNIPASGTEIINRFGEEHLRTGYPIVYTSADSVFQIAAHENVITPQELYKMCEVARKLLRGKHSVLRVIARPFIGRPGHFTRTSRRKDFSLSPPELTLLDIAKDHNYEVVVIGKVDELFANQGFTNSFHSVNNMECFDYTLKAIESVKSGIIFTNFIQFDMDWGHRNDCQAFYQGLLDFDTRLPEVLRRLREDDILFITADHGNDPTTPSTDHSREYVPVLVYGKKVRSAVNLGTRKSFADVGQTIAEYLQLPQLKNGISFWKKIEL from the coding sequence ATGGCAGAAAAACGTGCAATCATCCTGCTTTTAGACGGTGTTGGAGTTGGTGAACTACCTGATGCTCATCTTTATAATGACCAAGGCTCTAATACGCTGAAAAATCTTTCTGAAAAGATTCAAAATTTTCATCTTCCCAATCTGGAAAAATTAGGATTAGGCAATATTATTGAAATCCAAGGCGTCAAAAGAATCGAATCCTCTTTAGCCTCGTATGGTAAAATGGCAGAATTATCACCAGGTAAAGATTCTACTTCTGGACACTGGGAACTTATGGGTGTTGTCTTAAAACATCCTTTTCCAGTATATCCTAAAGGATTTCCGAAAGAGATTATCAGTAAGTTCGAAAAGATAATCGGTAAAAAGGTGTTGGGTAATATTCCAGCCTCTGGCACAGAGATTATCAATCGTTTCGGTGAAGAGCATTTACGCACTGGTTATCCGATTGTTTATACATCTGCGGATAGTGTTTTTCAGATTGCGGCGCATGAAAATGTCATTACACCTCAGGAATTATATAAAATGTGTGAAGTTGCCCGAAAATTATTAAGAGGAAAACATTCGGTCTTACGAGTGATTGCCCGGCCCTTTATCGGTCGTCCCGGCCATTTTACCCGCACTTCACGACGCAAAGATTTCTCTTTATCGCCACCGGAGCTGACATTATTAGATATTGCCAAAGACCATAATTATGAAGTTGTAGTTATTGGTAAAGTTGATGAACTATTTGCGAATCAAGGTTTCACCAATTCTTTTCATTCAGTTAATAATATGGAATGCTTTGATTATACGCTAAAAGCAATAGAAAGTGTCAAATCCGGCATAATTTTTACGAATTTTATTCAGTTTGATATGGACTGGGGACATCGTAATGATTGTCAAGCATTCTATCAAGGCTTATTAGATTTTGATACAAGACTGCCGGAAGTCTTGAGGCGTCTTAGAGAAGATGACATTCTATTTATAACTGCTGACCATGGCAATGACCCGACAACACCTTCAACTGACCATTCAAGAGAATATGTACCGGTTTTAGTGTATGGTAAAAAAGTACGCTCAGCAGTAAATTTAGGCACAAGGAAATCTTTTGCTGATGTAGGTCAGACCATTGCTGAATATCTCCAGTTGCCACAATTAAAAAATGGCATAAGTTTTTGGAAAAAAATTGAATTATGA